The nucleotide sequence AAATCGCAATAAAGCCTATGTTCTTCTAGGGCAAGAACAGAAACTTCTAGATGCCTATGATCAACAGCTTAACGACTTTCCTGAAGCCGATAATAGCCCTAACCAACATGGCGAAACTCCAGATTGGATCTGGAGACAAAAAGGCGATGTTTTGATGCAAGCTGAGCGCTATGAAGAAGCACTGGTCGCCTATCAAAAAGCCTTTGAATTGAACCCCAATTGGCATGATTTAGCCATTAATGATGCCTTAGAAAAGTTGAATTATCCAGAACATGAAGTCTTTGCGTTGCTATTAGAAAACTATGACCGGGCTTTAGGGTAATGTTCTAGGTTTGTTGTTTTCCTTACGAAGAACTGGTTAGATGGAGAAGTCAGTAGTTGCGGGAACTCAAGTTATGGTATTAGAACCAATTCACTGCCCTGTGTGTGATGGGATTGAGGTGATCAAACACGGCACAACACCAGACGGCAAACAGCGCTACTTTTGTCAAAACTCAGGATGCCATCGGCGCACCTTTATTTTGCAATACACCTATCAAGGGTATCTGCCTGAAGTCAAGCAACAAATCAGCGATATGGCAATGAATGGGAGTGGGATTCGAGACACTGCCCGTGTCCTTCACATTAGTCCAACGACGGTGATTGAGGAATTAAAAAAAGATCGTCAACTCAAAGCCGTGAATGAACTCAAACTGGCTGAGTTGGAACCCGCTCAAAGCATCGTAAAGCTTTGCCAGGGGGAAGATACAGAGGCAGAAGCCGATGAAATGTGGAGTTTTGTCCAGTCTAAAGCCCAGCAACGTTGGTTATGGCATGCAATTGACCATCACAGTGGAAAAATATTAGCTTATGTGTTGGCGACGCATCAAGATGAAGCATTCCTCCAACTCAAAGCGTTATTAGAACCGTTTGGAATTATGCAGTTTTACACAGATGGTTGGGGAACCTATGAGCGGCAGCTTGACCCAAGTCTTCATACCGTTGGCAAACAGAACACGCAGAAGATTGAGCGTAAGCATTTGACTTTACGCACGC is from Leptothermofonsia sichuanensis E412 and encodes:
- a CDS encoding IS1 family transposase, with amino-acid sequence MVLEPIHCPVCDGIEVIKHGTTPDGKQRYFCQNSGCHRRTFILQYTYQGYLPEVKQQISDMAMNGSGIRDTARVLHISPTTVIEELKKDRQLKAVNELKLAELEPAQSIVKLCQGEDTEAEADEMWSFVQSKAQQRWLWHAIDHHSGKILAYVLATHQDEAFLQLKALLEPFGIMQFYTDGWGTYERQLDPSLHTVGKQNTQKIERKHLTLRTRLKRLARKTICFSKSILMHDIVIGLFINRYEFGFAI